The DNA window AGGCTCTTTTTCACCTTGGAGGACTCGATCTGCGGGACGACGACGCCCATGATGTTCTTCGACTGCGTGGTGATCTCGGGGTGCTCTTTCAGCGCCGCGGCCGCGCCGCGGACCGCGACGTCGCCCTCCATCGCCCGGGCCATGTCGATCTTGCGCTGGGCGGTCTCGTAGTCGTCCGCCATGTCCGACCGGACGTCCTGGGCCTGATCGAGGATGTCCATGAACTCCATGATGAGGCCGTCGCGCTTCTGTTCGAGCGTGTCGTGGCCCCGCTCGGAGAGCTCGATCCGGTCTTCGATCGCCATCAGGTTCTTCCGGGTCGGTTTGACGTCCTTTGCCATCTTGTCGAAGGGTTGCGGACGGAGCCTGTTAACTGTTTATTGTTCGCGGACGTGCGGGCCGCGGACGCCCCGCGTCCCGCCGTCTCTCGGTCGTCAGCGGCGGTCAGCGACCGTCGAGGTCGGGGTCGGTCTCGGGCGCTCGCGCCGCGGCGTCGACGACGCGCGGCTCGGTCGCCGTCCGTCCGGCCACGCGAACCGTCACCAAACGGTAGAGGACGAGCCCCTGGACGACGAAGAGGTTCGTCACGAGGAAGAACGTCGCCTCCTCGACCGGGAGCCCCGCGACGGTCATTCCGGTCGTGTACCGCTCCGAGAGGACCCAGATCCCGTACTCGATGGCGATCCGGTCGGCGACACAGAGGTACAGCGTCGGGACGAGCGTCCCGAGCGCGACCGTCCGTCGACGCGCCCACAGCTGCGGCGCGCCGACGAGCCACTGGAGCGCCAACACCGGCGCGGCCCACGCGAGGACCGCACCGAGGTAGAAGGCCCCGTCGGTGGCGAGCAGCCGCCACCCGACGACCCCGAGCGCCGCCGCGAGCGCGAACCCGCCGACGCGCCACGCGACGGGCCGCCGGCTGCGGTCCCACTCGGCTCGGGCACGGAAATGCGCGAGCCACAGCGCCGTCAGCCAGGGCTGGACGACGATGAACAGGTACTCCTCCAGCGGCGCGTGCCAGAGGTGGAACACCGTCCGACCGTCGCCGTACCACCACACGCCCCTGGCGATGAGGTAGTTGTCCCACGGGGTCGTGTACGCCAGCGCGACGACCGTGACGATCGCCACCCCCGCCCAGTAGTGTCGCCACCCACGCAGCCCCTCGGCGTCGGTGTCGACGGCCCGCGACCGGCTCACGAAGCCGGTCGCGATCAGGAACAACACGGCCGGCACCAGGAACGCGAGGTGGAACTGGAGGTAGGTGAACGGGACGGTCATGGGTGAGTGCGGAGCGGTCGCGTCGGTCGAGCCACGGGACGGGTAGGTCGGATCACGGGATCACTCGGTCGAACCGCGAGGCGGACGGCGAGTCGGCGAGTCGGCGCGTGACGCCGGCCCGGCGGACGGCGTCGCTTCGCCGTCCGCGCCGGAACCGTCGACCGCTCCGGGCGATCGGTCGTCGGTCGTCCGTTTCGACTGCGTCGCTCAGTCGGCCGGCTCCGCGCTGGCCGCCGCCGCGCCGGCCGCGTCGAGCACCTCGCGGCTCGACAGCAGGATGAGCCCGAAGCCGACCTTCGCGACCAGATCGAGCACCATGAAGCCGGCCGTCTCGACGTTCAGCGAGACGATCTGGAGCCCCTCGGTTCCGAGGAGCCACCACACCGGATAGACCAGCCAGACGACGACGATCAGCGTCCGCAGGGTGCTGAACGTCGAGGCCGCCTGACCCGAGAGCTGGCTCGCCTTCTCGTCGAGCGAGCCGTACAGCATGTACAACAACACGAGCAGGAAGCCGGTGGAGACGCCCCACCAGACGAGCCGCGTCCCGCCCGCCGAGAGCACGGCCGCGCTCGTCGACAGCGTCGCGATCGCGCCGGTGCCGATCATCAACACGTCGAGCCCGACCAGCGAGGCGAGCTGGTTCCGCGTCGCCCCGACGAGGAGCCCGAGGTCCACGAGCAGAAGCGGCGTCGTGAACAGCCAGTCGGTGTACCGGGCCCAGTAGATGGGCAGCTCCTCGCCGCCGAGGGTCACCGTCGTCAGCCCGAACCCGAGCGCCATCGCGAGGTAGTTGACGAACGCGATCGCGGTGATGAAGATCGTGACGATGTAGAACTCCTGACGCCGTCTGTCGGTCTCTCCCCAGCCCCTGGCGATGAAGTACAACATCCCCAGGAACATGCCTAACGTCCCGATCCACAGCCACAGCGCTTCGCCTCCGGGTGTTGCCATCATGATCCAATTGTATATATGATTTAATGAATACTAAGCAGCGTACACAACCAGTTTGGTAACCCGGGCCGACCCCGGCGATCATGGGCCGGTCACCGGTCGAAGATCGCCGTCGCGATCTTGCGGTACGCCGCCCGCAGGTGCTGGTGGAACGTGGACCGACTGACGCCCATCGAGTCGGCGAGCTCCTCGCCCGTCGTCCTGTGCGGCCACTCGAAGTAGCCGCTCGTGTGCGCGCGGAGCAGCGCGGCCCGCTGGCGGTCGGTCAGCCGCGACTCGATCTCGGCGACGAACTCGCGGCGGGTCTCGTGGCGTCGCTCCCGCCGGCGGTAGCTGCGGAGGTCCGCGTTCTCGAACCGATCGAGGGCGTCGTTCGCGAGCGAGCGGGCGAGCGCCTCCCGACCGACCTCGACCGTCGCGACCGCGACGCCCCCCTCGACGCTCCAGCCGCACAGCTCGCCGCTGTACTCCCTGAGCAGTTCTTCGAGCGGCGACTCGCCGACCGACAGCTCGACGACCGGCGTCTCGGTCGCCGCCGCGAACACCGCGTGTACCGTGACGCCGGAGTCCCTCCCGGCCGCGCGGATCGTCTCGGCGTCGACGCCGTCGTCGAGTTCGAACAGGAACGACCGCTCCTCGCGGTCGCCGACGGTCCCGGCGTATCGGAGCGAACGGGAGAGCGCCTCCCCGAACGCGGCCAGCGGGTGGTCGCCGATCTCCAGCCGGAACTCGACGACCTCGTCGCCACGGAGCGTCCGCTGGCTCTCCAGCGCGTTGATCCCGATCGCGATCGCCCGTCCGAGCGCAGCCAACACGTCGCGCTCGTAGTCCCGGAACTCCTCGGTCTGGACGTAGACGGCGACGGCCCCGTAGGTCGCCTCGCCGAAGTGTAGCGGCACGCCGGCGACGGCGGCCGCCTCCTCGGGCCCCTCCGAGGAGAGCGACTCGAGACGGACGGCCCGGCCGTCCACCGCCTCCGCGACGACGCGGTCGACCGTCCGGTCGCCGGGGTCGTCGACCGCCACCGCCCGGTCCTCGACGTCCGGCTCCGTCGTTCCCCCCGCGACCTCCGGCAGGACCGTCTCGGTCGCGGGATCGTACCCGCCGATCCACGTGCCGACGTACGTGTTCGCGATGCTCTCGACGACCGCCTCCCGGAGCTCCGCCCGCGACGACGCGCGAGCCACGGCCTCGGTGACGTCGGCGACGACGCCGTCGAGCCGCTCGAGCAGGCGCTCCTGTGCGAGCCGCTCGCGTTCGATCCGCGCCGCCCGGTTCGCGGCCGCCCGCTCGGCGTGTTTCCGAGCGGTGACGTCCTGTTGAAAGCCGACGTAGTAGGCGATCTCGCCGGTTTCGTCCCGCAGCGGCGCGATCGTCACCTCGTTCCAGAACAGCTCGCCGTCCCGCCGGTAGTTCCGCAGCTCCACCGTCGTGGCCGTGCCCTCCTCGATGGCGGCGCGCATTCGATCCACCGGCGCGTCGCGCGTCGCCTCTCCCTGGAGGAACCGACAGTTCCGGCCGACCGCGTACGACGGCGGGTACCCCGTGATCCGCTCGAAGGCGGCGTTCGCGTAGATCAGCGGCATGTCGTGCCGCGTCGCGTCCGCGACCGTGATCCCGACCGGAGCCTCGTCCATCGCCCGCGTCTTCAACGCCTCGTCGACGGCCTCGGTGCTCGCCGACGTCGTCCGGGCGGCCTCGCGCGTCACTCGTTCGGGCTCCGGGTCGCCTCCCGGGTGCTCCGACCGTGTCATGTGGTTACATGGCATTGGACGACCAAAACGTGGGGGGTCGAACGCCGCGGGTTCCTCGTCGACGATGCGGTCGATGGGTCGGCGGACGGCGCGGCCGCTCGCGACCGCACCGACGAGGAAAAGGGGTCGAAGGTTAGTCGGCGGCTTCGACGACTTCGCGCTCGGAGTCCTCCTCGCGGTAGTACTCCTCGATGTACTCCTCGTCGACGCGGTTGAGTTCCTCCTTCGGCAGCATCGAGAGGAGGTCCCAGCCGATCTCGAGGGTCTCCTCGAGCTCGCGGTTCGTGTCGAAGCCCTGGTCGACGAACTCCGTCTCGAAGGCGTCCGCGAAGTCGAGGTACTTGTTGTCGCGCTCGGAGAGCGCCTCGCGGCCGACGATGTTCACGAGGTCGCGGAGGTCCTCGCCCTCCGCGTACGCCGCGTACATCTGGTCGGAGACGCCGCCGTGGTCGGCGCGGGTGAGCCCCTCGCCGATGCCGTCGTCCATCAGCCGCGAGAGGCTGGGAAGCACGTTCACCGGCGGCTCGAGACCCTGGCTGTTGAGGTCGGGGTCGACGTAGATCTGCCCCTCCGTGATGTACCCGGTCAGGTCCGGGATCGGGTGGGTGTCGTCGTCGCCGGGCATCGTGAGGATCGGGATCTGCGTCACCGAGCCCTCGCGTCCCTCGATCCGGCCCGCGCGCTCGTACAGCTGCGCCAGGTCGGTGTACATGTAGCCGGGGTAGCCACGCCGCCCCGGGACCTCCTCGCGGGCCGCGCCGATCTCGCGGAGCGCCTCGCAGTAGTTCGTCATGTCCGTCAGGATGACGAGGACGTGGTAGTCCTTCTCGAAGGCGAGGTACTCGGCCGTCGTCAGGACCATCCGCGGGGTGACCGTCCGCTCGACGGCGGGGTCGTCCGCGAGGTTCATGAAGACGACGGAGCGTTCGAGCGCGCCGGTGCGCTCGAAGTCCTCCATGAACTCGTTGGCCTCCTCCTGGGTGATCCCCATCGCGCCGAAGATGACGGCGAACTCGGAGCCCTCCTCGTCGTCGCCGCCCTCCTCCTCCTCGGGCACGCTGGCCTGCCGGGCGATCTGCATCGCCAGTTCGCTGTGCGGCTGGCCGGAACTCGAGAAGATCGGGAGCTTCTGTCCCCGAACCAAGGTGTTCATGCCGTCGATCGCGGAGACGCCCGTCTCGATGAACTCCTCGGGGTACTCCCGGGAGTACGGGTTGATCGCCGCGCCGACGATGTCCTGTCGCTCCTCGGGGACGATCTCCGGGCCGTCGTCGATCGGGCGGCCGGAGCCGTCGAGGACCCGTCCGAGGAGGTCCTCGGTGACGGGCATCTTCATCGTCTCGCCCAGGAATCGGACGGACGCGTTCTGGTCGATGCCGGAGGTGCCCTCGAACACCTGGATGGCGACGACGCCCTCCGAGGATTCGAGCACCTGGCCGCGCAGCGTCTCCCCCTGTGCCGTCTCGATCTCGACGATCTCGTCGTAGCCGATCGCCTCGTCGACCTCGGCGTACACGAGGGGGCCGCTGATCTCGGTGATGGTTTGATACTCTTTCATGGTCAGTAGAGGCTCCGAAGCTCCTCGGTGATGTCCGCTTTCAGCTCCTCGACGAACTCCTCGTAGTCCTCCTGGACGCCGATCCGGTTGATCCGCGGGACGGAGTCGATGTCGATGATCTCCTCGACCGGGACGCCCGCCTCCAGCGCGTCGAACGCCTCGTCGTTGAACGTCTCGATCGTCGTCAACATGAGGTACGTCTTCTCGGGCGGACAGTAGGTGTCCACCGGGTGGAACGCGTTCTGCTGGAGGTACGCCTCGCGCAGGTACCGGGCGACCTCGAGCGTGAGCTGCTGGTCGTCGGGAAGCGCGTCCTTGCCGACCAGCTGGACGATCTCCTGGAGCTCCGTCTCCTCGTCGAGCACGTCGACGGCCCACTGCCGCTTCTCGGGCCAGTCCTCGGAGACGTTCTCCTGGAACCAGGGGTCGAGCTGGTTCTTGTACAGCGAGTACGACTCGTTCCAGTTGATCGACGGGAAGTGCCGCCGTTCGGCCAGATCCGCGTCGAGCGCCCAGAACGTCTTCACGATCCGCAGCGTGTTCTGGGTGACCGGCTCGGAGAAGTCGCCGCCGGGCGGGCTCACCGCGCCGATCGCGGAGACCGAACCCTCCGTCCCGTTGACGTTCTCGAAGTAGCCGGCGCGCTCGTAGAACTGCGCCAGGCGGGCGGCGAGGTACGCGGGGTACCCCTCCTCGCCGGGCATCTCCTCGAGCCGCGAGGAGATCTCGCGCATGGCCTCCGCCCACCGCGAGGTGGAGTCGGCCATGAGCGCCACGTCGTACCCCATGTCGCGGTAGTACTCCGCGATCGTGATCCCGGTGTAGATACAGGACTCACGCGCCGCGACGGGCATGTTCGACGTGTTCGCGATGAGCGAGGTCCGGGCCATCAGCGGGTTGCCGTTGGCCGGGTCCTCGAGTTCGGGGAAGTCCTCGATGACCTCCGTCATCTCGTTGCCGCGCTCGCCGCAGCCGACGTAGACGATGATGTCCGCGTCGGCGTACTTCGCGAGCTGGTGTTGGGTGACCGTCTTCCCGGAGCCGAACGGGCCGGGGATGGCGGCCGTCCCGCCCTTCGCGATGGGGAACAGGCCGTCGAGGATGCGCTGACCGGACACGAGCGGCGTCCGGGGCGTCTTCTTGTTCGCGGAGGGGCGGGGCTCGCGCACCGGCCACTCCTGGTGCATCGAGACCTCGGCCCCGTTCGAGAGCTCGACGACCGTCTCGGTCACGTCGAAGGAGCCGGACTCGACGGAGACGACCTCCGCGGTCTCGCCCTCCTCGAGGGCGTCCGGCGGCACCATCACCTTGTGGTCGATGGTGACCGTCTCCTCGACGATCCCGACGACGTCGCCGCGGCCGACCTCGTCGCCGGCCGCGACCTCGGGCTCGAACTCCCACTCCTTCTCGAGGTCGATGCCGGGCGCGTCGACCCCGCGGTCGAGGTAGGGGCTGCCCATCTTGCCCTCCAGCACGTCCAGGGGGCGCTGGACGCCGTCGTAGATGGCGTCCAACATTCCCGGACCCAGGTCGACCGACAGCGGCTCGCCCGTGTTCTCGACGGGTTCGCCGGGGCCGACCCCGGAGGTCTCCTCGTACACCTGAATGGTCGTGACGTTCCCTTCGATCTCGATCACTTCCCCCATGAGGCCTTCGTCGCCGACGTAGACGACGTCGTTCATGCGGGCGTCGAGGTCGCGGGCGCTCACGACCGGACCGCTCACGCTCTGGATGACACCGGTTTCGGTGGTCTCCGTGGATTCTGCTTTGCTCATGTTAGTCGTCCTCCTCCATCAGGTCGATGCCGATGGCTCGTTTGATCTGGTCGCGGAGCCCGCCGCTGCCGGCGCCGCCTGCGCCGAGCGTCACGAGCACGGGCTCGATGCTCCCCTCGACCCGCTCGCGAGTCCCCCGCGAGAGGTGATCGAGGTCCGCGTCGTGCATCACGATGATGCCGGTCGTCTCGTCCTCGAGCGTCCGTTCGACGGCGTCGTCGAGCCGCTCCTCTTTCTCGTCGTCCGGCACGTTCTCGAACTTTCGGACGCCGGCGAGCCGGAACCCCGTGGTGAACTCCGGACTGCCGACGACGGCGATCTCCTGGCTCATGTTATCACCAGCTCCGATTCGATGTCGTCGGCCGGCAGGCCGGCCTCCTTCCCGCGGGCGATGGCGCGGATGTTCTCCACCTCTCGCTCCTTCGCGAGGATGTAGGAGATCACCGGCGTCACCGACACCGGGTGGACCGTGCCGAGCCGGTCGCCGTACGCCAACAGCGCGGTGTCCGTCGCGTGCTCGAACGCGATGAGGCTGTCCGCCTCCTCGAGTTCGCGCAGCGCCGGGCCGAGATCGTCGGCGTACCCGCTCTCCGCGATGTACTCGACGAGCTCGTCGACGTTTCGCGCGAGCCGGGCGAGCGTGTCGCGGGTGAACAGCTCGCCGCCCTCGATGAAGTACTCGGCGGGGTCGATCTCCGCGCCGGACCGGGCGAGCCGGAGCGCGTTCGTCGCGTTCCGGAAGTCGACCTCCGCCTTGAGGAACGCCTCGTACTGCCGGGTCGGCTCGCCGCCGGGCAGGTTCCCGAGGAGGCGCTCGTAGAAGGCGCGGTCGACCGCGTTCTCGAGGGGGACGAGGACGTCCGACTCCTCGTACTCCGCGTACGCCTCCCGCAGGGGGTCGCCGTAGATCGTGTCCTCGAGGACCTCGACGACGGCGTCGATCGAGTCGGCCTCGAGCAGCCGCCGGATCCGGCGGTCGTCGAACTCGCCGGCACGGATGAGGTCGACCTCGATCTCCTCTTGGGTCGCGCCGGAGTAGACGCCGCGGATCACGGTCTTCACGTTCCACGCGTCGAACTTCCGGAGGTAGCGAGCGATGAGGTCGTACAGCGCCCCCTCGCTCCAGTCGAGGATGCCCTCGAACTGCTTGGCGAGGTTCGCGTTCAGCGCGTACTCGATGAGGTCGACGCCGCCGTGGCGGCTCCCTAAGGCGTTGATCTCGGCCTCGTAGCTCGACTCCTCCATGAATCGGGCGATCTCGGCGGGCGACATCCGGACCAGCTTGCGGTACTCCTCGTCCCCGTAGAGCTGGCCGCGGCGGGCGCGAACCCGCGCGACGACGAACTCCGGGTTCGAGCTGCCGGCGGCGCTCATTGGTCGAACAGTCGCTCCGAGACGTGTTTCAACTCGTCGTCCCAGACCGTCTCCAGGACCGAGTCGAACGTGTTGTTCACGCGGACGCGGGAGGTGTCGCTCTCGGCGACGACGCCGCCGAGACAGTCGACCTCGCCGTCGACCTGCGCGTTCCGATCCGCGACGAGCTCCTCGAGGAGGTCGACGTCCTCCGCGCGGGTGTAGACGGCGACGTCCTCGTCGTCGTCGAACTCCGCGAGGCTGGCGTCGAGGGCCGCCTCGGTCAGCTCGCGCCGGCGGTCCTCCTCGAGGTCGGCGATCGCCGCCTCGACGCCGTCGTACACGTCCTGGAGGACGTCACGACGCGCGCCGAGCCGCTCCTGTTTGGCCTCGAGCTTGGCCGAGGAGAGCGTCTGCTCGCGCTCCTGGTCGATCTGTCGCTCGACCTCGGCGAGCCGCTCCTCGCGGATGCGCTCGGCGTCGGCCTCCGCCTCGGCGATGATCTCTTCGGCCTCGGCGTCGGCCTCCTCGCGGATCTCCTCCGCACGCGCGCGGGCTTCGTCTCGAACGTCCTCAACGACGGTTTCCAAACTCATTGGTGTGAAAGGGGGTGGCCGCTTAGACGATGAAGACGACGACGAGCGCGAGAATGACGATCGTCTCGGGAAGGACCGTCAGGATGAGCCCGTTGACGAAGAGGTCGTCGTCCTCGGCCATCGCGCCGACGGCAGCCGAACCGATGCCCCGCTCCGCGTATCCCGCGCCGAGGGCGGCGAGCCCGACGGCGAGCGCGGCCGCGGCGCTGGGGTCAGTGAGCGTTCCTCCGGTGGACAGTACGGCGTTCCCGAGTGCGTTGGTAGCTTCAAGCATTGGTAGTAGTTGCGGTTGCTCGTCTCCGAACAGTTGCTAGTTGCCGCCACAGTGGACATAAAGCTTCCCAAAACGACCGACGAGAACCACCGCGAGGAGTCTCAGAAGGGCGGTAGAATACGCTCTAGGGAACGAGGCGAGCGGGGAGGAGCCGGCGTCGAGCGCGGAACGCTCCGACCTCGATTCGGGCTACTCCTCGGTGTACTGACGGTCGTACCCGAACGGCGTGTACGCGTCGCCGCCGCCCTCGTAGAACTTCCCGAAGAACTCGACGTACTCGAGACGCACCGCCTGGATGCCGGCGGAGGTGACGCCGAGCAGGAGGACGACGACGTGGCCGACGAACGCCACGGCGACGCCGCCCACCAAGGCGAGGATCCCGACGGCGCTCGGCTCGAACGCGGTCGTGAGCCCGGCGAAGACGAGCTCGTACTCGCCGCCGTTCGCGACGGAGTGCTCCTGGATGTACGCGAGGTACTCGGGCGTGAAGATGAAGTGGAAGCTCCCCTCGCCGCCCTCGCCGATGTACGCGCCGAACGCGAGCAGGTTGACCGCGAGCGCCATTCCGCCCTTCGCGAGCAGCACCGCCATGATCCGGGCGTACGAGATGACGTTCACGATGGGCGAGAGCACCTCGGCGAGCTCGGCCGGTTCGCCGATCGCGAGCAGGACGGCACCGAGCGCGGCGGCCACGAGGCCGGCGATCCCCACGACGACCGGGAAGCCGGGGAACGAGACGGCGCCGAGGGTGAGGATCGAGACCGACTCGAACAGAAAGTCGGGCTTCGGTCCCGGCACGTGCTGGCTGAAGATCCAGATCCACGCGCCGTTGAGGAGCAGCAGCCACGAGCCACCCTCGTACAGCGCGTGTTTCAGGTCGTGCTGCTGGTAGTTGCTGACGAACGAGAGGACGTACCCCACGTTCAGGTGGATCAGCCCGAACAGCACGCTGACGACGAGGAACGACAGCGCCCAGTTCAGGTCGGCCGGGGAGAGCCCCTTCCCGGCGACCGGCCAGTGGATGCCGAACAGCTGGTAGGCGTGGTAGCCGAAGACGTCGATCCCGAAGTAGATCCCGAACAGGACCGTGAACAGTCCGGCCCAGATGGCGACCGCGCCGAGTTCACGGAACGTCCCCTCGTAGTTCGAGTACAGGAAGTAGCCGATCGCGGCGTACAACACCCCGTATCCCACGTCCCCGATCATGAACCCGAACATGAGCGGGAACGTGAGGAAGACCAGAAGCGTCGGGTCGAACTCGGAGTACTTCGGCCGGCCGAAGCCCTGGACGAGCAGTTCGAACGGGCCGGCCGCGCTCCCGTTGTCCTGGACGACCGGCGGGTCGTCGCCGCCGTGGGTCGCGTGGCCGCCGTCCGTGGCCGCCTCGCGTTCGGCGTCCTCCTCGCTCGATCCGGCGGAGTCGTCGCCGGCGCTCGCTGCGGAGCCGGCGGCCGCGGAGGCAGAAGCGGAAGCGCCGCCGACGGCCCCGCCGTCGGCGACCGCCTCGGTGTGGTGGTCGCCGTCGGGGGTGAAGGAGGCGCGCTCGAGCTCCTCGACCTCGGCGTGGTCGCCGACGGCGTCGGCGATGACCGCCTCGAAGTCGGCGACCGTCGCGGTCGGGATCCACCCCTCCGCGATGAACGCGTTCTCGGTGGTCGCGAAGGAGAGCGGCGCCTGCTTCTTCTGTGCCTCGATGGTGAGCTGCTCTTCGGCGCGCAGGAGGAACCCCGCGGCCTCAGCCTTCACCTCCTCGAGCTCGGCGTCGACCGCGTCGAGCTCCTCCCGGAGGTCCGCCTTCTCGTTTTCGAGGTCGGCGACGTACTCGGCCGGGCTCGCGGTCGCGTCGGGCACCTCGAGGAACGCGACGTCGACGCCGACGAGCGCGTCCTGGAGGACGCCCTCCTCGGCCCCGTCGGCGGGCGCGGCGAACGCGGCCACGACGTTGCCGCCCGAGAAGACCTCGAAGGCGTCGATGCCGTCGGCCTTCGCGAGCGCCTCCTCGACCGCGCCGGGTTTCGCCTCGCCGACGACGACCTCGAGCGAGTCGTACCCGCCGAGGAGGTCGAGCTCGATGCCGAGCTCGGCGAACGGCTCCATCCGGTCGATCTCCTCCTGGCGGTCGCGTATCTCGGCGCGGAGCTCGTCGCGTTGGTCGTTGAGCTCGTTGACGCGCTCGCGGGTCTCCTCGAGTTCGGCCGTGAGGGCGTCGTCGTCGAGCGGTCCCGGCCCGTCGGCGTCCTCGGCGGTGACGTCGAGGATGCTCTCGAGCGAGCGGACCGTGACGAGCCGCTCGTTGACCTCCTCGGCCCCCTCCAACGAGGTGCCGGGTTCGAACCCCTCGTAGCGGTCGTCGTAGTCGCTGACGTGGAGCGAGTGGTGGTCGTACGCCGCCTCGATCACGTCGTCGATGACGCGCTTCGAGCCCGTCACCGACACCTTGCTCATCTGCTCCGGTCTAAGCGCCATTCATTCCCCCGTCTTCCGGCCCTTGATCGCCTCCTCGAACCGCTCGACCGCGTAGTCGACGGCGTCGTCGACCCGCTCGCGGGCGGTCGATTCGAGCGCTTCGCGGTCCTCGCGGCCCTCGGCGAGGATCTCCTCGCGGCGTTCCTCGAGCTCCTCGCGGGCGGACTCCAGCCGGGCCTCGGCCTCGGCCGCCGCCTCCTCCTCGGCCTCGGCGCGGATCTCGTCCGCGCGCGCTCTGGCCTCGGCGAGGCGCTCGTCGGCGTCCGATTCCGCCTCCGCGATGATCTCGTCCGCCTCCGTTTCAGCCTCCTTGATCCGGTCGAGCACCTCTGGTCTCGCCATTCTACTGATCGCGTGAACGTCCACGAGCGACGTATAAGGTGTTTGCGGAACCGCTCGGCGAGCCGGCGGAGAACGGCGAGCGCGGTGGAACGCGATATCCGCGGGATCGCCGCCTACATTTAAGTAGGAGTCGCCGGACCCTGACGGTATGGCAACGGTGTATGCGGTCGCGTCGGCGAAGGGTGGCGTCGGGAAGACCACCACGACCGCGGCGATAGCGACGATCCTCGCGGAGGCCGGGGCCGACGTCGTCGCGATCGACGC is part of the Halorubrum aethiopicum genome and encodes:
- a CDS encoding V-type ATP synthase subunit I; translation: MSKVSVTGSKRVIDDVIEAAYDHHSLHVSDYDDRYEGFEPGTSLEGAEEVNERLVTVRSLESILDVTAEDADGPGPLDDDALTAELEETRERVNELNDQRDELRAEIRDRQEEIDRMEPFAELGIELDLLGGYDSLEVVVGEAKPGAVEEALAKADGIDAFEVFSGGNVVAAFAAPADGAEEGVLQDALVGVDVAFLEVPDATASPAEYVADLENEKADLREELDAVDAELEEVKAEAAGFLLRAEEQLTIEAQKKQAPLSFATTENAFIAEGWIPTATVADFEAVIADAVGDHAEVEELERASFTPDGDHHTEAVADGGAVGGASASASAAAGSAASAGDDSAGSSEEDAEREAATDGGHATHGGDDPPVVQDNGSAAGPFELLVQGFGRPKYSEFDPTLLVFLTFPLMFGFMIGDVGYGVLYAAIGYFLYSNYEGTFRELGAVAIWAGLFTVLFGIYFGIDVFGYHAYQLFGIHWPVAGKGLSPADLNWALSFLVVSVLFGLIHLNVGYVLSFVSNYQQHDLKHALYEGGSWLLLLNGAWIWIFSQHVPGPKPDFLFESVSILTLGAVSFPGFPVVVGIAGLVAAALGAVLLAIGEPAELAEVLSPIVNVISYARIMAVLLAKGGMALAVNLLAFGAYIGEGGEGSFHFIFTPEYLAYIQEHSVANGGEYELVFAGLTTAFEPSAVGILALVGGVAVAFVGHVVVLLLGVTSAGIQAVRLEYVEFFGKFYEGGGDAYTPFGYDRQYTEE
- the ahaH gene encoding ATP synthase archaeal subunit H yields the protein MARPEVLDRIKEAETEADEIIAEAESDADERLAEARARADEIRAEAEEEAAAEAEARLESAREELEERREEILAEGREDREALESTARERVDDAVDYAVERFEEAIKGRKTGE